Proteins found in one Planococcus citri chromosome 2, ihPlaCitr1.1, whole genome shotgun sequence genomic segment:
- the LOC135836172 gene encoding neurensin-1-like → MVAETLIKQYKNHGEFFFDDEDDPRKKLCEFEDDDCFINHLEKQCNANVNSNYERNVNEYNDSKKPKSILINHENENVTKKTKPNRFVSFTLDENKKPFTSSIYYGVKSYLHHFYEPVNKTAYDSENLMEDDFEFIVEPGRRRRSCWFLISIMTGILFLLVGIIIILVANLTPLKNPVVGIKHNLEILDQKAIAFNQKIETCQFLGLIIFCAGGIIIMLTLLFATYEQECGCNNIRNQLLYPSLIDSNAWIRYVEGYPNPSDSRIPLSEEIKAVQIDRIKD, encoded by the exons ATGGTTGCAGAAACATTaataaaacaatataaaaatcacggggaattttttttcgacgacGAAGATGatccaagaaaaaaattatgcgaaTTCGAAGACGACGATTGTTTCATAAACCATTTGGAAAAGCAATGCAATGCGAATGTAAATAGCAATTACGAAAGAAATGTGAACGAATACAACGACAGTAAAAAACCCAAAAGCATTTTAATTAatcacgaaaatgaaaatgttaccaaaaaaacaaaacccaaTAGATTTGTAAGTTTTACATTGGATGAAAATAAGAAACCTTTCACATCATCGATTTATTATGGAGTGAAAAGTTATTTGCATCATTTCTACGAACCTGTCAACAAAACAGCTTACGACAGCGAAAATTTGATG GAGgatgattttgaattcattgTCGAGCCTGGCAGACGTCGAAGAAGCTGTTGGTTTTTGATAAGCATAATGACTGGAATACTTTTTTTATTAGTTggtataattataattttagtaGCTAATTTAACACCATTAAAAAACCCGGTAGTAGGTATTAAGCACAATTTAGAAATACTAGATCAAAAAGCTATtgcatttaatcaaaaaattgaaacatgtcAGTTTCTCGGATTGATTATTTTCTGCGCCGGAGGAATCATAATCATGTTAACTCTTCTATTTGCTACCTACGAACAAGAATGCGGTTGTAATAATATAAGAAATCAACTACTATATCCATCTTTAATAGATTCGAACGCTTGGATTAGATACGTAGAGGGATATCCTAATCCGAGTGATAGTAGGATTCCTCTTTCAGAAGAAATTAAAGCTGTACAGATCGATAGAATAAAAGATTAA
- the LOC135836171 gene encoding probable ribosome production factor 1 — MDDSKIGDSLKKIKKLEERKSIGDTLLPQIDRKKTKHSLRKEVLKVQRNKKKEKKDRRKLRDEEGREKQVPKTIESCREADSTVLTDVPEDVINEINRDIETDELSSYFNKEYEPKVLITFSENPIKASRRFALQLCKIIPNCMRMGRKGTSIKGIVKDAIQKKFTDIIVINEDKFEPNGLLLIHLPEGPTAYFRLSNVKTCNKKQMKEITYHRPEVILNNFNTRLGQTVGRMLGSIFHYQPDFKGRRVVTFHNQRDYIFFRHHRYKFIKGEPALRELGPRFTLKLQSLQRGTFDSKFGEYEWNIFGRRHELETSRRRFFL; from the coding sequence ATGGACGATTCCAAAATCGGCGATTCtctgaagaaaatcaaaaaactcgaaGAACGGAAATCCATCGGTGATACTCTTCTACCACAAATCGATCGTAAGAAAACCAAACATTCGTTACGAAAAGaagttttgaaagttcaaagaaacaagaaaaaagagaagaaagaCCGACGGAAACTACGAGATGAAGAAGGCCGAGAAAAACAGGTACCAAAAACTATCGAATCCTGTAGAGAAGCAGATTCTACCGTATTGACTGATGTGCCCGAAGACGTCATTAATGAAATTAATCGTGACATAGAAACCGACGAATTAAGTTCTTACTTCAATAAGGAATATGAACCCAAGGTACTAATTACGTTCTCAGAGAACCCCATCAAAGCATCTCGACGATTCGCTCTACAGTTATGTAAAATAATACCGAACTGTATGAGAATGGGACGAAAGGGTACCTCTATCAAAGGTATCGTTAAAGACGCTATCCAAAAGAAATTTACCGATATTATTGTGATAAATGAAGATAAATTTGAACCGAATGGTTTATTATTAATACATTTACCCGAAGGACCAACGGCGTATTTTAGATTGAGCAATGTGAAAACTTGCAATAAGAAGCAAATGAAAGAAATCACTTATCATCGTCCAGAAGTcatattaaataatttcaataccagATTAGGTCAAACAGTCGGCAGAATGTTGGGTTCAATATTCCACTATCAACCGGATTTCAAGGGTCGAAGAGTAGTTACTTTTCATAATCAACGAGATTATATATTTTTCCGACACCATCGATATAAGTTCATCAAAGGAGAACCTGCGCTTAGAGAATTAGGTCCACGATTTACCTTGAAATTACAATCATTACAACGTGGTACTTTTGATTCCAAATTTGGCGAATATGAATGGAATATATTTGGTAGAAGGCACGAATTAGAGACTAGCCGTAGAAGATTCTTCTTGTGA
- the LOC135836170 gene encoding ribonucleoside-diphosphate reductase subunit M2 B-like yields MYTATKKLSNFTINESNLNEDKENIAYNGRSIESYKPKEVHGMTEHRKKFNPEIEPLLKPNPRRFVIMPIKYDDIWAMFKKAEASFWTAEEVVLDKDFRDWEKLKPEEKKFISHVLAFFAASDGIVNENLVERFFQEVQIPEARFFYGFQITIENVHSEMYSLLIDTYIKDPTERDFLFNAIETMPCVKRKADWALRWIADKDATFGERIIAFAAVEGIFFSGSFAAIFWLKKRGLMPGLTFSNELISRDEGLHTDFACLMFKHLVQKPSVEEITEIIRDAVIIEQEFLTDSLPVSMIGMNSELMKTYIEFVADRLLLELNCPKLYNSQNPFDFMENISLNGKTNFFEKRVGEYKKSGVMFPSGENEFKLDADF; encoded by the exons ATGTATACTGCTACCAAGAAGCTATCCAACTTTACCATCAACGAAAGTAACTTGAACGAGGATAAGGAGAATATCGCCTACAATGGCCGATCCATTGAATCGTACAAACCTAAGGAAGTCCATGGCATGACCGAACATCGGAAGAAATTCAATCCCGAAATAGAACCTTTATTGAAGCCTAATCCTCGTAGATTTGTCATAATGCCGATCAAGTATGATGACATATGGGCCATGTTTAAAAAAGCAGAAGCCTCGTTTTGGACAGCTGAAGAAGTAGTCTTAGACAAG GATTTCAGAGATTGGGAAAAACTGAAACCGGAAGAAAAGAAATTCATCTCACACGTCTTGGCATTTTTCGCAGCTTCGGATGGTATCGTAAACGAAAATCTGGTCGAACGTTTCTTCCAAGAAGTTCAGATCCCTGAGGCTAGATTTTTTTACGGATTTCAAATCACCATTGAAAATGTGCATTCCGAAATGTACAGTTTATTGATCGATACGTACATTAAAGATCCTACTGAACG agattttctATTCAATGCGATTGAAACGATGCCCTGTGTTAAGAGAAAAGCAGATTGGGCATTGAGATGGATTGCTGATAAAGATGCGACTTTTGGAGAAAGGATTATTGCGTTTGCGGCCGTCGAAGGCATTTTCTTTTCTGGAAGTTTTGCTGCGATATTTTGGCTTAAAAAGAGAGGCCTAATGCCTGGATTGACTTTCAGCAATGAATTAATATCTAGAGACGAG GGTTTACATACCGATTTTGCGTGTTTGATGTTCAAACATTTGGTTCAAAAACCCAGTGTTGAAGAAATTACCGAAATTATTCGTGACGCTGTTATAATTGAACAAGAATTTTTGACCGATTCTTTACCAGTATCGATGATTGGAATGAATAGCGAATTAATGAAGACGTATATTGAATTCGTCGCCGATAGATTATTATTAGAATTGAATTGTCCTAAG TTGTACAATTCTCAAAACCCGTTCGATTTCATGGAGAATATATCCTTGAATGGAAAAACGAATTTCTTCGAGAAGAGAGTCGGTGAGTATAAGAAAAGCGGAGTTATGTTTCCTTCTGGCGAAAACGAATTCAAGTTAGATGCGGATTTTTAA